The bacterium nucleotide sequence ACGGCGGCGACGTTCACCAGCTTACCCTTCACGAAGAGAGCGACTCGAATCCGCGCTGGTCTTCGAACGGATCGGCGATCTACTTTCTCTCGACCCGTTCCGGATCATCTCAAGTCTGGAGGCTCCCGGCGGCAGGTGGCAAAGCAAAGCAGGTCACCAGCCTTCCTCTCGACGTGGCGAATCTCGAGGTTTCGCCCGACGGCAGCCGGATCGCCTTTACGCTCGAGGTGTTCCTGGACTGCGACAGCATCCAATGCACGGCCGACCGCCTCGAGAAGGCCGAACAGAGCCCGGAAACCGGCAGGATCTACGATCGCCTCTTCGTGCGCCACTGGGACACGCTCAAGGACGGGCGACGCTCCCATCTCTTCGTGTTGCAGCAGGGTGCAGCAGCACCAGTGGATCTGACGACCGGGTGGGACGCCGACATTCCGTCGAAGCCGTTCGGAGGCAGCGAGGAGTTCGTTTTCTCGCCGGACGGGAAAGAACTGGTCTTCACGGCACGCGACGCGGGAGGACACGAGCCATGGTCCACCGACTTCGATTTGTACCGAGTCCCAGCTGACGGTTCCGGCCGGCCCGTGTGTCTGACGGAGGAGAACGAGGCGTGGGATACCCAGCCGGTTTTTTCGGCCGACGGCTCGCTGCTCGCACATCTCGCCATGGAGCGGCCGGGCTTCGAGGCCGACCGATTCAGGGTCATGGTTCGAGAGTGGCCGGACGGCGAAGCTCGTGTTCTCACCGAGGAATGGGATCGCTCGGTGGGGGGCATGTTTTTCTCCGCCTCGGGCGAAACGATATTCGCCACCGCAGGAGATACCGGAGAAATACGGTTGTTCGCGATCGACGTTGCCAGCGGCAAGGTATCGAAGGTTACAGACGGCGCGCATATCAGATCACCGCAGCAGGCCGGCAACCGGATTGTCTTCGGCATGGATACGATGCGCTCACCGGTCGACCTCTATTCGGTTTCGACGGACGGTTCAAATCGGCGGCGGCTGACCGATCTCAACGCCGAGCGAGTGGCGGCGGCTCGTGTAGGGGACTTCGAACAGTTCTCGTTCGAGGGATGGAATGGAGAGACGGTGTACGGGTATGTCGTGCAGCCGGCTGACTTCGACCCGCGGCGCAAGTACCCGCTGGCCTTGATTATCCACGGTGGTCCGCAGGGCTCCTCCGACAACGACTTCCACTATCGCTGGAATCCTCAGCCGTACGCCGGTGCCGGCTACGCGGTGATGATGATCGACTTCCACGGCTCGACCGGTTACGGCCAGGCGTTTACCGATTCGATCACCAACGACTGGGGCGGCAAGCCGCTGGAGGACCTGCAGAAGGGCCTGGCCGCGGCCCTCGCCAAGTACCCGTGGATCGACGGCGAGCGGGCGTGCGCTCTCGGAGCGTCCTACGGTGGGTACATGATCAATTGGATCGCCGGCAACTGGCCCAGTGCCTTTAGATGTCTGGTCAATCACGACGGAATCTTCGACCAGAGGATGATGTATTACGCCACGGAAGAGCTCTGGTTCCCGGAGTGGGAGCATGGAGGCCCCTACTGGAGGAACCCGGACGCCCACGAGCGCCACAACCCGGCGAACCACGTTGACAGTTGGAAGGCACCGATGCTCGTTGTGCACGGGGCGCGGGACTATCGCATTCCGGAGTCACAGGGCTTGGCGACGTTCACCGCTCTGCAGCGCCAGGGGATCCCGAGTCGCTTTCTCTATTTTCCGGACGAGAACCACTGGGTGCTGAAGCCTAGCAACAGCGTCCTGTGGCACGACACCGTGATCGGCTGGCTGGATCGCTGGCTCGGGGAGTAGGGCCAGCTCACTTGCTGGACTTCGCCCGAGCGCCGGACTAGCATGATTGTCAATCTTCAGCCCCGAGAGAGTGGGAGAACCGATGAGCGACCTTCGCGCCTTCTTCGAGAACGTCCTCTACCGCGCCGTATCGCCTCGACGCTTCACCCAGCAGTCCCCGGTCATGCCGGATGTCTGGATCGCCCACGGCATGAATCCGGGGCACCAGGTGGAGCTGCTGATGGTCCCCGATTGGCACTACACGACCGCGGATCTTGCCCGTGCGCTCAAAGAGCGCCTCGCCGAAGACCGCGAGAGCGGCTTCGAGCCGAGCCGGTTTCGCCACCCCAAGGCGCAAACCGCGCCCGCCGCCGTCGCCTACAACCAGAACGTGGTCGTGGCTCGACTGTTCTTCGACGAGCTCATCCGGGTGGTGATCCCGCTCAGCCGCTGGTGGGCCCGGTCGGTTGCCGGAATGCGCGGACCCGAGGATCCCGATCGCCTGGTCGAGCGCCTGTCGACCCCCGAAGGCAAGCGCGCGCTGGCGCGCAATCTCACGGCGGCCATGAAGGGCGGCGACCCCAGACAGGTGACGCCGGACACCGTCTGGCTGGCCCGGGTCGTGGGTCTGATCGCGTATCTCGCGACTCCGGCCGGCCGCAAGCGCGTCGGCAGAAGCCGGGGAGACCGACGAGTCGGTCTTCACGAGGATCTCTTCGAGGAGCACTCCAAGCTCGCCCAAACGGTGATCGCTCTGCTCGAAGGCATGGCGGCGGTGGATTGGGAAGACGAGTTCCCGCTCTACTCGGTGAACCGAAACAGGACCACGCAGGCAACGCTCCACGACTCGGTCGGGACCATCAAAGCGGACGCCGCGCGCCGCGTCTTCAAGGTCACCGGCAAAGGAATCCGCTGGGCCGTGGTCGACTCCGGAATCGACGCGCGTCACCCGGCCTTTCGGAAGTTCGACGGCAACGGCGTGCCGAAGCGCCAGGCCTTCGCCAGGCACGAACGCAAGTCTCGACGACGCGCCGTCCGCGGCGGCGACTTCCGCAACCAGACGCGCATCCGAGCCACCTACGATTTCATACAGATCCGGGAACTGCTCGGCCTCGAGCCGCAGGAGATTCGGAACACCAGATCGAAGAGCTTCCGAGAGCTCAGCAAACGCTACCCGGCTCTCAATCTGGCCAAGAACCGGAAGCAGCTGATCTCGCTGATCGGTGACCCCAGCTCTCAGCTCATCGACTGGCAGAAACTGGAACTCTTCTTGAGAGTTCCGCACGAGCCCGAGCCTTCCTACCGGCCCCCGGTCAACCGGCACGGCACTCACGTTGCCGGGATCATTGCCGCCGACTGGAAAGGCGCACCCGACAACCTGGCCTCGATCGACGACGAGCCGGCGGACGATGAAGACGCGCTCGAGGACCTCTACCGTGCCGACGGCGACCTTCAGGGCATCGGGCCGCAGATCGAGCTCTACGACCTTCGAGTCCTGGACGAGAACGGCGAGGGCAACGAGTTCGCGATCATGTCGGCGCTCCAGTTCGTGCGCGACCTCAACAACCGCAAGGACTTCGTCGCCATCCACGGCGTCAATCTGAGTTTCTCGATCGAGCACGACGTCGCCAACTACGCCTGCGGGCGCACTCCGGTCTGCGACGAGGCCAATCGGTTGGTCGCCAGCGGTCTGACGGTGGTCGCCGCGGCCGGCAACAGCGGCCGCGCCCGGTACATGACTCCTTCCGGCCTGCCCGACGAGGGTTTCCGCACCGTGAGCATCACCGACCCCGGCAACGCCGAGGCGGTGATCACGGTGGGAGCTACCCATCGGCGCGATCCGCACACCTACGGCGTCAGCTACTTCTCCAGCCGCGGGCCCACCGGCGACGGTCGTCTCAAGCCAGATCTCGTCGCACCGGGAGAGAAGATCCGGTCGACCATCCCAGACGGGGGCGACGATCGGCTCGACGGCACCAGCATGGCCGCGCCTCACGTCAGCGGCACGGCGGCCCTGATCATGGCGCGTCACTTCGAGCTCATCGGACAACCCCAGAGAATCAAAGAGATTCTCTGCTCGACGGCAACCGACCTGGGCCGCGAGCGCTATTTCCAGGGCAGTGGCATGCTCGACATCCTGCGCGCCCTGGAATCGATCTAGGAGCCGATCATGCCGTCCGTCTTCACGCTCGAGGCCGTCTTCGCCAAGAAGGGCGACGCCCTGATTCTTCACTACGGGCCGTGGGACGAGCCCAAGCGAATTCTCATCGACGGCGGTCCGCGCGGGGTCTACAAAAAGTTCCTCAAGCCCAGGCTGGAGCAGATCCGGGAGGAGTTCGAGCTCCAGGACGACGAGAGCCTGCCGTTCCGGATGGCGATGGTGAGCCACGTCGACGACGACCACATCGCGGGGATCCTGGATCTGGTCAATGAAACCGTCAAGGCCAAGGAGAAACGGCAGCCGCTGCCCTACAAGATCGAGACCCTGTGGCACAACTCGTTCGACGACATCCTCAAGAACCCCGAGCGCGAGATCGTGTCGCGCATGGCAGCCACCGTGGCATCGAACGATCCTCTCGGCCTGGCCGTCCCGAAGATGTCGCGCGAATCGAAAGCCGTGGTGCAGAGCACCAGGCAGGGCCGCGATCTGAGGAAGGCCGCCAAGAAGCTCAGGGTCGCAGTCAACAAGCCGTTCAGGGGTCTACTGATGTCCCCAGCCAAGAGGGCCGTGTCCCTGGGCCACGGCTTGACGTTCAAGGTCGTCGGCCCCAACAAAGGCCGCGTGGTCGCATACCAGAAGCAATGGGACAAGGATCTGAAGGCGATCCTCGAGAAGGAGCGCGACAGCGCCCGCGCCCAGGCCTTCGAAGACGAGTCGCCCTTCAACCTGGCGAGCCTCTGCGTGCTGGCCAAGATGAAGGGCAAGTCGATTCTTCTGACCGGGGACGCGCGCGGCGACTTCCTGCTCGAGGATCTCGAAAAGGCCAAGATCCTGAAGAAGACCAAGCCTCTCCACGTCGACATTCTCAAGATGCCGCACCACGGCAGCGTGCGCAACATCGAGGACGTCTTCTTCCAACGGATCACCGCCGATCACTATGTCTTCTCCGGCGACGGCGAGCACGGCAATCCGGATCGAGAGACCCTCGATCTGCTACAGGCGGCCCGGGGCCGAAAGAAGTACACGGTTCACTTCACCTTCACCCAGGACGCCCACAGGAAAGACAAGAACAAGAAGCGCAGAGCGGCGCTCGAGAAGGTGAACGACTGGGCCAAGCAGGCGCCCGCCAATTGCACCGTCGTGTTCCGAGACGGCGCCTCGGACTCACTCTCGATTCTTATCGATCTTCTGGAACCGCTCTACGAGGCGGACTAGTACTGCTGGTAAGTCTCGATCTCGAAGTCGAGCATGTCATCGCCGTCGAAGATGAAGCGACCGCTGAATTCGGTGCCGTTGAGGAGCAGCGGCAGCCAATGGCGATCGTCGGCCCACATCTCTTCGTAGGGAATCGCGTCGAGCGGAGTCCAGAGAGGAATGGCCTCGTCGGTCGCATGCGGTACGCCCGTGTACCTGGTGGCGTGAAAGACGAAGCCGTGAATCGAGTAGCCGTCCACGAACTGGAATCTGAGCTGCCCGCGTTCGACCGGGTCGAGCGGGGTGATCCCGAGCTCTTCCTCTACCTCTCGGACCGCGGCTTGCCGCGGGCTTTCGCCGTCGTCGAGGCGTCCGCCCGGGCCGTTGATCTTCCCGGCTCCGAGTCCGCGCAGCTTGCGAATCAAGAGGATCCGATCCCTTTCGATGACAAAGAGCAAGGTTGCCAGATCGGTGGGGCTCCAGGATTCCCAGTCGACATGATCGAGCTTGCTGGGTCGTGCCGGCTGCGCCATGAGCCCGAATCTATCGCGAAGCCGGATTCGAGCGGCTCGACCCGCACCCGCACCGCCGAGGGCTGAGCGTCAGTCTTCCTCGACCAGCAGACCCAGCAGATCGGAGGTCGAGATGATGCCAATCGGAACGCCGTCCTCGGTGACCAGGACCCGGTGCAGGTGGCCGTCCAACATGAGCTTGGCCACCTCGGCAACCGTGGCATCCACCTCGACCGAGTAGACCGTCGGCGTCATGATGTCCTCGACTCTTCTGTCGGGCTCTTCGATGTGGAAGTTACGGACGTCTTCCTCGCCGTAGGTCTCTTCGAGGTCCTTCAGATAGAAGCTCGGGTTTCTGCGATCGGTCGCCACGCCGGCGTCACTGCTGGCCGCGGCGGCGACGTCGGTCATCGACACCACACCGAGCAACTCGCCCTTTTCACCGGCAACCGGCGCGCCGCTGATCTGGTTGTCGAGCAGGAAAGCCGCCAGCCCACGCACGCTCATGTCCTTGTTGACGGTCAAGACCTCGGGATTCATGAGATCTCGGGCGTTGATCTTTCGCAAGGTGGTCGTCGTCATGGTCGTCCTCCCAACGTATGCGTGCTAAAAAGACGTTATCCAAATCATCTCAGAACCTCACCACCCCCGGGGGTGGGAGCTCGCCAGCGCTACTCCGCATCCTGCTCGGTGCCTGCCATAATCATCTCCTATGAACTGGTTCGTCGATCACGGCCCAACAAAAATAGCACGTACCCGCACCGGAATACTCGTCGCCTGCCTGGCTCTGGCAGCCTGCGCAGCATCCGCCCCACCGGAGCCTCCTCGCGCAGCCGCAACCATCGGCGCGGTGCTGGCAGAGGACACCGAGCTCGGAGGCGTGCGGAATCACGCGCCGGAGTCGATGCCGCTGGCGGAGGCGGTCCGGGCCTACGTGGAAGGCCTCGACGAGATCGACTTCGGCGAGTGCCCTCCCGACTTCGCCACCGCTTTCAAACGGCATCGCGACGCCTGGCGGGATTCGATCGAGTACTTCGAACAGTACGACGAGATGCGCGGCGAGTTGCACGGCCTCTTTGACGCGATCCGCGAGCTCGGCGATGACGCTCGAATCCGAATGGAGAGCATCGAAAAGAGCATCTGGGGCACCTGGTCCGAGGTCGAAGCGGCGGTCGCCCGCCACGGCGGCGGGTCGGACTAGACAGAAGCCCGACCCTCAATACGCGTCTTTGTGGACGCCCTCGACCGCCCGCCCTGACGGATCGGCCCGGCCGCCGAATGCGGCATCCCAGCGAACCGCCGTCGGTGTACTGCAAGCGATGCTCATTCCGTGGGGCACGCAGGCCGCCGCGGACTCGCCCGGGAAGTGCGTCTCGAAGATGGAACGGTACATGAACGCCTCCTTGGTGGCCGGCGGGTTGACCTGGAATCGCCTTTCGGCCTCGGCAAAGGCGTCGTCGCCGATCTCTCTCTCCGCCAGGTCGCGCAGCGAGTCGATCCAGGAATAGCCCACCCCGTCGGAGAACTGCTCTTTCTGGCGCCAGAGGATTTCGTCCGGCAGATAGCCTTCGAACGCCTGCCTGAGAACGTGTTTCTCCATCCGGCCGTCGCGCACCATCTTGTCGGCGGCGTCGAATCCCATCGCGACATCCAAGAACTCGCGGTCCAGAAAAGGCACTCGACCCTCGATGCCCCAGGCGGCCAAGCTCTTGTTGGCACGCAGGCAGTCGAAGAGATGAAGCTGGTCGAGCTTGCGCACGGTCTCGGCGTGGAACTCGCGCGCGTCGGGAGCCTTGTGAAAATAGAGATAGCCGCCGAAGATCTCATCCGCCCCTTCTCCGCTCAGAACCATCTTGATGCCCATCGCCTTGATCCTCCGCGCCAGGAGGTACATCGGCGTCGAGGCTCGAACCGTGGTCACGTCGTAGGTTTCGATGTGATGAATCACATCGTTCAACGCGTCGTGACCTTCCTGTTCGGTGAACGAGAACTCGTGGTGGATGGTCCCGATGGCGGCGGCCGCAGTGCTTGCCGCCGCCAGATCCGGCGAGCCTTCGAGCCCGATCGCGAATGAGTGCAGCTGGGGCCACCAGGCTTCGCTTCGGTCCTCCTCTTCCACCCTGCGCCGGTAGAACTTGTGGCAGATGGCGGTGAGAATGGAGGAATCCAGCCCCCCCGACAGAAGAACGCCGTAGGGAACGTCGCACATGAGCTGGCGATGCACCGCGTCCTCGAGCGCGGATCGCAAGCTGCCCAGATCGGCGCGCCTGCCCTCGACGACGCAGTAGCCCCGCCAGAGGGGCTGGTAGTAGGGCACCGGCACGCCCGCGGAGCTGTCCAGGTAGTGTCCCGGCGGGAACTCTTCAATCGTCGGGCAGGTCCCTATCAGGGCCTTGAGCTCCGATGCCACGTAGAATCGTCCCTGCTCATCGCGACCCGTGTACAGCGGCATGACCCCGATGGGATCGCGCGCGATGAAGTAGCGATCGCGAGACCGGTCGTAAAGAGCAAACGCGAAGATGCCGCTGAGATCATTCAGGAAGTCGGCCCCACGCTGCTCGTAGAGAGCCAGAATCACCTCGCAATCGGACCCGGTCTGAAACTCGTACGGACGCTCGAGCGCCGCCTCCAGCTCGCGATGGTTGTAGATCTCGCCGTTGACCGCCAGGACGACACCGCGGTCGGGGCTGAAGAGCGGTTGCGCCCCGTGCTCGATGTCCACGATCGCCAGTCGCTCGTGAGCGAGGACCGCCCGCTCACCCGAGAAGATGCCGCTCCAATCGGGGCCCCGATGGCGCTGGAGCTTCGAGAGCCTCAGTGCCAGGCTCCTCAGCTTCGTCGGATCGCCCTGAATCTCAAAAATACCCAGAATCGAGCACATCGCAAACGCCGAGCTCCAACCTAACAAATTCGCAAGGTTGTGGCCCGGTGCCTTCGGGCAGAAGCTCTCGCGCTATAGTAGTCGACCCTCTGAATGATGCCCAGAGCCGAGGTGTGTAGTGACGTCAGCCTCCAGATCGAGCCTCTCCAGCCAGCTGTTCTGGCTCTGCCTGCTCGCCGGAGCCCTGCCGCTCGCTTTGCAGCTTCTGCTCTGGTTGCGCGATCAGGCCGCGACGGACAGCTCGAAGATCATAGACACGATGACGATCGCTGGGGCCGCGGCTCTGGCACTTCTGCTCGTCGCCTGGGCTCTGCCCGACCGGCTCTCGACGGCCTTCGGTGAAGCCGTGTCGAGGCTGCGCTCGACGATGGCGCGAGTCGCCAAGAGCGATTTCGGTGCCCGGGTCGAGGTCGCCGGGCCCGGTCTCGAGATGACTGGCTTCGCCGAAGAGCTCAACGTCCTGATCGAGAACCAGCAGAGGAGCATTCTCAACCTACAGCTCGAAGTCAAACAGGCGGTCGCCCTGCGCGAGAGCTCGCGCCAGCTCATCGAAGAGTGCATCTACGCCCGGGAACCGCTTGCCAAACAGCATCCCGGGCTTGCCGCCGCCTATGCGGCCGCGGCCATTCGCCAGGCCGGCCGCGAGGCCGCGGCCGAGAACGAGACCGTCGACGGCCTCGTGGAGGGCGTCGATACGGTCGGCCACAGGCGAGACAACCGGCAGAATCTGCGCTGGACCTTGAAAGACGTAAGAGTCGACGTGCCGGTGCCGTCCAAGCTGGTCAACATGAGCGTTACCGGCATGGCGGTCGAGTCCAACCGCGGCTTGCCGGTTGGCGGCTCCTGGGTGTTTCGCGTCGGCACCGACACCTGGACCTACGACATCCCCGGCAAAGTCTGCTGGTGCCGGCTGGAGCGCACGATCAGAGTCGACGACGATGTTCGCCCCGTCTACCGCACCGGAGACGAGTTCGACGACAAGCTGTCCGGCAAGGCCTTCGAATTCTTGAGCCCCGCCGCACTCGACGCCGGTGCCGCCTAATCGGCCGCCCTCCACCCCCCTGCTTCTGGTCACCGGCGCGGCCGGCAAGACGGGTCTGGCGGTCCTGAAACACCTTCGCGAGCTCGACGCCGCCGGGCCCAGAGTGCGGGCCCTGGCCCGGAGCTCCCGGCAGACACCCGCTTTGCGTGCGGCCGGGGCGGCCAAAACCGCAGTCGGCGACCTCTGCGACCCCACTTCGCTGGCCCGGGCCCTCGAGGGTGCCGATTCCGTCTACCACATCTGCCCAAACGTCCATCCCGACGAAGCGGAGATCGGCAGCCGGATCATCGCTCTGGCCAAGGCAGCCGGTGTCCGCCGTTTCGTTCTTCACTCCGTGCTGCAGCCGGCGATCCAGGCCATGCCGCACCACTGGGCCAAGATGTCGGTCGAGGCGAAGCTGGCCGAATCGGGTCTCGACTTCACGGTTCTGCGGCCCGCGCCATACATGCAGAACATCTTGGGTCAATGGCCGAGCATCGCCGAGCGCGGCGTCTACTCGGTGCCCTATGACCTGGCGACCAGGGTTTCGATGGCCGACCTCGACGACGTCGCCCGGGCCGCGACGCTGGTACTGACCGAGGGCGGACATTCCGGTCATAGCTATGAGCTCTGCGCTCCCGGCCTGCTCGATCAAACCGAGATCGCGGCAGTCCTCGGCCGCGCCCTCGGCCGGGAGGTCCGCGCCGAATCCGTCGATCGCCGGGCCTGGGCGGCGCACTCAAGAACAACCGGGCTGACCGAACACCAGATCGAAACGCTACTGGCGATGTTTCGCTACTACGAGCGCTTCGGCATGACGGGCGCCTCCGAA carries:
- the asnB gene encoding asparagine synthase B, with protein sequence MCSILGIFEIQGDPTKLRSLALRLSKLQRHRGPDWSGIFSGERAVLAHERLAIVDIEHGAQPLFSPDRGVVLAVNGEIYNHRELEAALERPYEFQTGSDCEVILALYEQRGADFLNDLSGIFAFALYDRSRDRYFIARDPIGVMPLYTGRDEQGRFYVASELKALIGTCPTIEEFPPGHYLDSSAGVPVPYYQPLWRGYCVVEGRRADLGSLRSALEDAVHRQLMCDVPYGVLLSGGLDSSILTAICHKFYRRRVEEEDRSEAWWPQLHSFAIGLEGSPDLAAASTAAAAIGTIHHEFSFTEQEGHDALNDVIHHIETYDVTTVRASTPMYLLARRIKAMGIKMVLSGEGADEIFGGYLYFHKAPDAREFHAETVRKLDQLHLFDCLRANKSLAAWGIEGRVPFLDREFLDVAMGFDAADKMVRDGRMEKHVLRQAFEGYLPDEILWRQKEQFSDGVGYSWIDSLRDLAEREIGDDAFAEAERRFQVNPPATKEAFMYRSIFETHFPGESAAACVPHGMSIACSTPTAVRWDAAFGGRADPSGRAVEGVHKDAY
- a CDS encoding CBS domain-containing protein, which produces MTTTTLRKINARDLMNPEVLTVNKDMSVRGLAAFLLDNQISGAPVAGEKGELLGVVSMTDVAAAASSDAGVATDRRNPSFYLKDLEETYGEEDVRNFHIEEPDRRVEDIMTPTVYSVEVDATVAEVAKLMLDGHLHRVLVTEDGVPIGIISTSDLLGLLVEED
- a CDS encoding 8-oxo-dGTP diphosphatase produces the protein MAQPARPSKLDHVDWESWSPTDLATLLFVIERDRILLIRKLRGLGAGKINGPGGRLDDGESPRQAAVREVEEELGITPLDPVERGQLRFQFVDGYSIHGFVFHATRYTGVPHATDEAIPLWTPLDAIPYEEMWADDRHWLPLLLNGTEFSGRFIFDGDDMLDFEIETYQQY
- a CDS encoding NmrA family NAD(P)-binding protein; this encodes MPPNRPPSTPLLLVTGAAGKTGLAVLKHLRELDAAGPRVRALARSSRQTPALRAAGAAKTAVGDLCDPTSLARALEGADSVYHICPNVHPDEAEIGSRIIALAKAAGVRRFVLHSVLQPAIQAMPHHWAKMSVEAKLAESGLDFTVLRPAPYMQNILGQWPSIAERGVYSVPYDLATRVSMADLDDVARAATLVLTEGGHSGHSYELCAPGLLDQTEIAAVLGRALGREVRAESVDRRAWAAHSRTTGLTEHQIETLLAMFRYYERFGMTGASEDLEALLRRPPTTFARFVGRTVASGS
- a CDS encoding S9 family peptidase, translated to MHKSSLILLAILLLGAAPGAAETHPFSVHDLVSMDRLSDPQVSPAGDEIVFVRRVTDLEADRGRTDLWEIAVDGGDVHQLTLHEESDSNPRWSSNGSAIYFLSTRSGSSQVWRLPAAGGKAKQVTSLPLDVANLEVSPDGSRIAFTLEVFLDCDSIQCTADRLEKAEQSPETGRIYDRLFVRHWDTLKDGRRSHLFVLQQGAAAPVDLTTGWDADIPSKPFGGSEEFVFSPDGKELVFTARDAGGHEPWSTDFDLYRVPADGSGRPVCLTEENEAWDTQPVFSADGSLLAHLAMERPGFEADRFRVMVREWPDGEARVLTEEWDRSVGGMFFSASGETIFATAGDTGEIRLFAIDVASGKVSKVTDGAHIRSPQQAGNRIVFGMDTMRSPVDLYSVSTDGSNRRRLTDLNAERVAAARVGDFEQFSFEGWNGETVYGYVVQPADFDPRRKYPLALIIHGGPQGSSDNDFHYRWNPQPYAGAGYAVMMIDFHGSTGYGQAFTDSITNDWGGKPLEDLQKGLAAALAKYPWIDGERACALGASYGGYMINWIAGNWPSAFRCLVNHDGIFDQRMMYYATEELWFPEWEHGGPYWRNPDAHERHNPANHVDSWKAPMLVVHGARDYRIPESQGLATFTALQRQGIPSRFLYFPDENHWVLKPSNSVLWHDTVIGWLDRWLGE
- a CDS encoding S8 family peptidase, translating into MSDLRAFFENVLYRAVSPRRFTQQSPVMPDVWIAHGMNPGHQVELLMVPDWHYTTADLARALKERLAEDRESGFEPSRFRHPKAQTAPAAVAYNQNVVVARLFFDELIRVVIPLSRWWARSVAGMRGPEDPDRLVERLSTPEGKRALARNLTAAMKGGDPRQVTPDTVWLARVVGLIAYLATPAGRKRVGRSRGDRRVGLHEDLFEEHSKLAQTVIALLEGMAAVDWEDEFPLYSVNRNRTTQATLHDSVGTIKADAARRVFKVTGKGIRWAVVDSGIDARHPAFRKFDGNGVPKRQAFARHERKSRRRAVRGGDFRNQTRIRATYDFIQIRELLGLEPQEIRNTRSKSFRELSKRYPALNLAKNRKQLISLIGDPSSQLIDWQKLELFLRVPHEPEPSYRPPVNRHGTHVAGIIAADWKGAPDNLASIDDEPADDEDALEDLYRADGDLQGIGPQIELYDLRVLDENGEGNEFAIMSALQFVRDLNNRKDFVAIHGVNLSFSIEHDVANYACGRTPVCDEANRLVASGLTVVAAAGNSGRARYMTPSGLPDEGFRTVSITDPGNAEAVITVGATHRRDPHTYGVSYFSSRGPTGDGRLKPDLVAPGEKIRSTIPDGGDDRLDGTSMAAPHVSGTAALIMARHFELIGQPQRIKEILCSTATDLGRERYFQGSGMLDILRALESI